In Microtus ochrogaster isolate Prairie Vole_2 unplaced genomic scaffold, MicOch1.0 UNK3, whole genome shotgun sequence, the following proteins share a genomic window:
- the Ubox5 gene encoding RING finger protein 37: MVINLCLPQFRPRIHCNKVSADGYEVENLISEDLTKRSHGFRTEYFIRPPIYVTVSFPFNVELCRINIDLTAGGCQNVTGLELYTSALSNRASLGSHECWTTDPMELSVPDKEAFTLVGKVLLKNQNHVVFSHRGFKARPPFSPMEVTLLSPAVVAQELWNKGALSLSHVAHLKIGITHVTGSGISCIKRLEVWGQPAKTCSQEVINSVLIASGSVPKDLGLHTPASPMESDCDSGGQSEGQEPPCLLQEMSEVVDDVPEEFLDPITLEIMPCPMLLPSGKVIDQSTLEKCNLSEATWGRVPSDPFTGLAFTPQSHPLPHPSLKARIDRFLLQHPISGCHLLGRAQTASAMTPSVITLPSRKRKQEQAEHSLGMNAASSPTSPLLSPTTSEPTAKKMKAPSELGLTDMDCSAGPVSHEQKLSQSLEIALSSTLGSMPSFTARLSKGQLQQLGTRGSSTARRPDTSYEHPRSVCGPACASCKRAFSSYCTKEPVYQLRCGHLLCRPCLSEQQRSQPMMCAACQQPVASQDVLRVHF; encoded by the exons ATGGTAATAAATCTTTGCCTCCCACAGTTCAGACCAAGAATTCACTGCAATAAG GTGTCAGCTGATGGTTATGAAGTAGAAAATCTCATCTCTGAAGACCtcacaaagagaagccatggctTTAGGACAGAGTACTTCATTAGACCTCCAATCTATGtgacagtttcctttccctttaaCGTAGAACTCTGTAGGATTAATATAGATCTCACAGCGGGCGGATGCCAGAatgtcactggcctggaattaTACACATCTGCCTTATCTAACAGAGCTTCTCTGGGTTCACACGAGTGCTGGACTACAGACCCAATGGAGCTGTCTGTCCCAGACAAGGAGGCATTCACCTTGGTAGGCAAAGTCCTGCTGAAAAACCAGAACCACGTGGTGTTCAGCCACCGGGGCTTCAAGGCCAGGCCACCTTTTAGCCCAATGGAAGTCACACTCCTCTCTCCTGCTGTTGTAGCCCAGGAGCTCTGGAATAAAGGGGCTCTTTCCCTTAGCCATGTGGCCCATCTCAAGATCGGAATCACCCATGTGACAGGCAGTGGCATCTCTTGCATAAAGCGTTTAGAGGTGTGGGGTCAGCCAGCCAAGACCTGCTCTCAGGAGGTAATCAATAGTGTCTTGATAGCATCAGGAAGCGTGCCGAAGGACTTGGGTCTGCACACCCCAGCCTCGCCCATGGAGAGTGACTGTGACTCTGGGGGTCAGTCTGAGGGCCAGGAGCCTCCCTGTCTCTTGCAGGAGATGTCGGAGGTGGTTGATGATGTGCCTGAGGAGTTCCTAGATCCGATTACCCTGGAGATCATGCCATGCCCCATGCTGCTGCCCTCAGGCAAGGTCATTGACCAGAGCACCCTGGAGAAGTGTAACCTCAGTGAAGCTACTTGGGGCCGAGTGCCCAGTGACCCGTTCACAGGGTTAGCCTTTACCCCACAGTCCCACCCGCTACCTCATCCCTCCCTGAAGGCCCGGATCGACCGTTTCCTACTCCAGCACCCTATTTCTGGCTGCCATCTGCTTGGGAGAGCACAAACTGCATCAGCAATGACCCCTTCTGTCATTACCCTGCcctcaaggaaaagaaagcaggagcAGGCTGAACACAGCCTTGGCATGAATGCCGCTTCCTCTCCCACAAGCCCTCTGCTCTCACCCACTACCTCAGAGCCCACTGCTAAGAAGATGAAAGCCCCCAGTGAACTCGGCCTGACGGATATGGACTGTTCAGCAG GTCCAGTGTCCCATGAGCAGAAGTTGTCGCAGAGTTTGGAAATCGCCTTGTCTTCCACCCTTGGCTCCATGCCTTCCTTTACTGCCCGTCTCTCCAAGGGGCAGCTCCAGCAGCTGGGCACAAGAGGGAGCAGTACTGCCAGGAGGCCAGACACTAGCTACG AGCACCCCAGGAGTGTCTGTGGTCCAGCGTGTGCCTCCTGCAAAAGAGCGTTTTCCTCCTACTGCACGAAGGAGCCTGTGTACCAGCTGCGCTGTGGCCACCTCCTGTGCCGACCCTGCCTGAGTGAGCAGCAGCGCTCCCAGCCCATGATGTGTGCAGCCTGCCAGCAGCCAGTCGCCAGCCAGGATGTGCTGAGGGTCCATTTTTGA